AGTCGCAACTTTCCAATCAATTTGACCGGTCTCACTATTCGTCACAGCCACAAGCAGCAACATATTCAAAATTGGAATAATTAAAAAGTAAACTAGAATGACTCGCCAATTACGAATATAGGATAAAGTTGATAATTGTGTCTTAATCATAATTCGCCTAGCCTCCCCGTCTTTTTGGATAAACGCAATATACGAGAAGCTATTGACCACGCAACACCGATCCAGATACTGGTACTAACAATCATCGCTAAAATATCTTCAAAGGTTAATTGTTCTGTCAAAATTCTAACGGGACCACTAATAGGAATTATCCATCTTGTTACTTTTACTAAACCAGACAATTTTTCTGGGAATCCAAAGACTCCTGACATCAAAACTATCGGTATATTAATTAATTGTTCATAAATAATGGCATCGCTACTTAAGACAAAACAAATAGCAATTGTTAAACTCATTGCCGTAGAACTAATAAATAATAAACTTCCACCAGTAATAATTTGAAGCCAATCAAATTGTATTTCCACTCTTAATATTAATGCTAAGAGATAGCTCAGTGGGAAAGCTAAGAAGCCAAATACCGTCGCCGGCAATACTAAAACAGCCAAAGCAATTCGTTCATCTACTTGCTGATTCAAAACCATATCTAAGGTTTGTTGGTACTTTTGAAAAGAAATAGCTCCTGCAGCTGTAGTGGCGGAAGACCACATCCCTACAATTGCCGCTTTAATCCAAATTTGTTCATCAACTTGACCTTGTGAATAATCAACGAGATAAAGCGTTAAAAACATTGAAACGGTACTCGTTAATAGTAACCAGAAAAAATATTGATTTTTAGCATACAGTTTTGTTTGAAACCAGACCATCATAAGAAAGCTTCTCATTGTTCTCGCCTCAATTCTGGAGCGAAAGCAAGATACGATTCCTCAAGTGTCGCTGGACGATCAATGTGATGTACTGATGATTTAGCAATAATTTCTGACACAGTACCAGTTTCTTTGACTTTACCATCACCAATAAGAATAATCTTATCGGATAAAGCTTCTACTTCACTCATAATATGACTTGTCAATAAAATGGCAACACCAGTATTTTTAACTAACTTTTGCAAAACTCCATGAATCTCTTTTGCTATCTCAACATCTAAGCCATTAGTTGGTTCATCTAACAATAATAATGACGGACTGCCTAACAAGGCTCGGGCAATATGTAATCGTTGATACATCCCCCGAGAAAATGTCCATACTTGTTTATTAGCAACGTTTTGTAAATCTACCAGTTTTAAAACACGTTGAATTTCACTTCTTTGTTGACGCCACTTTATCTTATTCAAATTAGCAAAGAAGACCAAATTATCATAAGCACTAGCACGACCATAAAAACCTAATTCACCACCAAAAACTACTCCAATTCCAGAATGGTCAAAATGTTTTGACTTCCAGATATCATGTCCATTGATTTTTACTTGTCCAGAACTTGGGTTTAAGAAGCCTCCTACCATTGATACTGTTGTAGTTTTTCCAGCACCATTGGGACCAATCAAGGCAACAATCTCACCTTGATGGATTTTTAAACTTACATCTTTAACTGCTGCAAATTTTTTTCCATGATTGTCAAACGTCTTTTGGAGATGTTTAACTGTTAATATTTCTTTTTTCACCTAATCACTCTCTTTAATTAAAATCTGAGTTTTCGATGTCTCCAATCATTGCTTTATTATTTTTAGTCATAATTCATACTTCCTTTTTATAAATTATCTGTATTATAGCATTTTTATTAATTTATATTTAATATGATTTGATTATTGCTAATTTATTTATTGAATTGAACCTAAAAAGACCAGTGTGACAACTATACTAATAGTTAACCACGCTGATCTTTTCTTAATATTTAATATAATTTCTTAAAATAATTTTCTAAAAACTTAGAGATCCCATCATTAATATTAGTCTCAGTTATATAATTGGCTGCTTGTTTTACTTCTGGTTGAGCATTACCCATTGCAACTGAATACTTAGCTTCTTTCATCATACCCAAATCATTCATCCCATCGCCAAAAACGAATGTGTGATTTCTATCAATTTCATTTTCCAATTGAATTTGCTTAATTGCTGTCCCTTTGTCAGTCTTCAAGGGAATCATTTCAATATTGCTGGGTCCAGATGAAGACAAGTGTAACAATTTACTATCGCTTAATTGCTGTCGTACTTGATTCAATTCGGCCATATTTCCTCGACTCAAAACGACGCCATTAGTGATTTGAGGAGAAATTTTTTGTAAATCATTCAAACTCTTAATTTCTCTATATCCAAAAGCCTCATCAAAATTACCAGCGTTTTGAGCAATAAAATGAGGGATTTTTTCTGTAAAATAAGCTATTTTGGGTGTAAATAACATCATCGGTAACTTATTAATCTGAGTAACTCTATATGCCAAATCAACTGCCTTAGATCCTAAATATTTAACTTCTTGTCCACCGACGCCATCAAAAACAGCTCCATTGGAAGTAACCAGTCCAACGTCATGATTGAGACGATCTTGAGTAATTTTAGCGAGTTCATACATTCTACCTGTTGCAATATAGAATTTCACATCGTATCTTTGCAAATATTCAATCGTTGCTTTAGTTCTAACTGAAACTTTCTTATGGTCACCTGATAGAAGTGTTCCATCAAGATCGGTGAAAACTAAATATTTTGACATTATTATCTTCCTCGCATTATATAAATAATTACATAATACATTGTAGCAAATTATTGGAACCGTTTACTTAGATTCTGCAAGATAATCGATTTTTGCTTGATTTACTAAAGTATCCAATTTTAAATCCTTTCTATTGATAACCTGACCAAAAGATGTCCAATCTCTATATAATTGAGAATCATCACTTACTTCAAGTATCAGCCAGTAATTATCCAGCTTAGCGAGATGAAAGGCTGTCAATTCGCCTTTTGTTTGTCGTAATAGTAAATCGATTTGTGAATCTTCAACCTTCAATTTCGTCATTCGAATGCTATAAGGATTTTTGCCAACAATTTCTAAATTTTTTGGACTCGATAAAAGGATTGGTTCTAATTCAAATAGTTCTTTCTTTTTAATAATCTTTTGTGCTAATTTGCCATATCGTTTAAATTGCGACGAATCAGCATGAATTCGATAACTCTTTTTATTCAAATATAGTTCAAAAACATAGTTAACTGCCCCAACTTCATCACTGTGAGTTGCATACATTAATAGTGTTCCCGGTTCATTTTTGTGTGAAACTGTAAAATTATTTTCTCCTTCTTCAACAAATGCTTGACGATCTTTTGGTTCAATCACTAATTTATACATTCGAAAAATCAATCCATCAGTCATTTTTTACCTCGGGTAATGATTTGATAAATTTGGCTGGAACACCACCAACGACACAATTATCTGGAACATCTTTAACTACAACTGCCCCAGCACCAATAATGACGTTATTTCCTATATGAACACCACCAATGATCGTGACATTTCCGCCGATCCAAACATCACTACCAACAGAAATGGGTTCAGTATAAGTAATCAAGTAGTGACTACCATCTTCTCTGATACCAAATCTTTTAGTAGCATCCTCGGAATGTTCACCACAATAAAATTTTGTATCTGGAGCAACAATTACTCGATCTCCTAATGTAATTTTATTGGAATCTTGAAAATAGCAGTTTCCATTAATAAATACATCATCGCCAAAACTGATATGCTTCCCATAAACAGCTCCAAATTTTCCGTTGATTGTTAACCTTTGACCCACTTTTGCAAACAATTCATGCATTGCCTGTTGTCGCTTTTCTTGGTCATTTTCAGTATTTATTTCATGAACCAATTCTTTACCGTTAGTAATCATTGATTGCAATTCTAGATCACGATAATCATAATCCTGACCGGCTAATAATTTCTCATGTTCTGTCATCATCAAAAATTTCCTCCTAATATTTTAAATCTCGTAATTTCTTTGCTGGTGATCCAACGTAGACACTATTTGATTCCACATCTTTTGTTACTAATGAGCAAGCACCTACAATAGAATTCTCACCAATCGTCACTCCAGGTAAGACTGTTACATTAGCTCCTAGCCAAACATTTTGTTGAAGATGTATGCTCTTGGTAATTAACTGTTGTCGCTTCTGTGGATTTTCAGCATGATTGACTGTAATCAAACTAACGCGTGGACCAATTTTAACATTACGATCAATCCAAATTCCGCCTAGATCCATAAAGAAACAATCTTTATTAATAAAAACATTCTCCTTAACAAAAGTTTGGCAACCGACGTCAGCATTAAAAGGTGCTTTAATATCAGTTGATTCTGGAACTTGATAGCCAAACAATTTACTAAATAAAGCTCTTCGCTCTATAACGGTGTGAGATTTTTGATTAATCTGGTCAATTATTAAAGTATTCTTCTCAACAATATTATCAATGGTAACTAATTCCTCACTAGAAAGGTCTAAGACTCCACCTTGACGAGCTTTCTTTAAAACTATCTCTTTTTCTGCCACATTTTCACACTCTTTTTCTTGTTCTTATCTTTAGAGTAAGCGTAAAAATCTCTAACGTCTAATACCTATCTTGTATCATGACAAATTCATATATTGCATAACAAAAAAATCCCAAAAGCTTTTCTCAACTTTTAGGATAATTTTTAAACTGTTAATTCAATTTGATTACCTTCGGGATCACAAACGACACTCTCATAATAGCCGTCACCAGTAACCCTGGGACCACTTAAATGCTTATATCCTGCATCAGAGATTTTCTTACTTAACTCATCAACCTTTTCTTTAGAACCCAAAGACATGGCAATATGCATGTAGCCCAAAGGATAGCCATCAAGCTGGTGCTTATTCAGATCCTCTCTAGTACAAATTTCCAATCTTGTCCCATCTGGAAAAGACATAAAACGTGATGAAAATGTCGTCACAGGATTATGATATTTTTCAGAAGCCTTTGCCTCAAAGAATTCTTCATAAAATTCAACAGTTTTTTCTAGATCCTTAACAAATAACCCAACATGCTCAATTTTCATTACTTACCCCTCTATTCAAATCTACGGTACTTATATTTATTAGTATAGACAACCTTTTGCCCTTTACCTAAAACGATATCGCCAAATCCTAAGTGATGAACAGCATCTGGTAAAGTTTGCATTTCCATTGCTAAGGAGCTGTACTCATGTTTTTCAGTTTTTTCAGTGTCCTTTGGATCTGCTGTAAAAATAACCATCCCATTACGATCCGTATATAAATCAACTGCTCGTTTATCAGATTTAATGGTTGCTGCACGATTATCAACTACAAAGGCATCATCGTATTCATACTTATTTAATAATGCTAATTCATCCAAGCCTTGACCAATAGTTTTAGCTTTTTTGAAGTCATAAGGTCCGTCAGTCGCTAAGAAATCCCCCGTTGGAATTTTTCCATCGTCAACTTTCAAAAAGCTATTAGCATTAATTTGTAATTTCTGCTGACGAATATTTTCATCATCAACATCAAAATAAACATGACACGTTGGATTAAATAAAGTATCGTGATCGGTTTCAGCACTATAGATAATCGATACTTCATTGTCATCATTCAAAATATACTCTACGTTAACTTTCAATGTGCCCAAAAAGCCATCTTCGCCATGAACTGTATGACTCAATAAAACAGCATTTTCAGCAACTTTCTTTGATTCAAAATTTTGATATTGCAATCCATGACTACCACCATGAAGTAAATTCTCACCTTCATTTTGTTCCATTTGATAATCAACACCATTTATTTGAAAACTAGCGTCCTTGATTCGTCCAGCTACACGACCAATTGTTTTACCAACTTGATAAGGCGTCTTAATATAATCGTCCAAATTATCAAAATGCTCAATCAATGAATGTTTTTTACCGTCCTCAATTACTTCAAAGTTTTGCCAAGTTGCAGCATAACTTAAAACACTAATACTTGTTTGATTCTTATTACTAATTTTATAGAGGTAAACCGGTTCGGAATCAATTTCCCCAAAAATTGTCTTTGAAACTGCCATATTTTTACCTACTTTACCTTTTATTTAGTCCATTGCCTTTTTTATATTAGCCAAAGTTACTTGTGATGTATCAGTGAAATTGATATCTGCCTCATTTAATATTTTAGGATCACCGATTCCAACTGATGTTTCATGAGCACCGTTAATGGATTTAACTCCTGAAACAGCATCTTCTAAGCCAATACATTCTTCTGGCTTTAAATTCAAAATCTCAGCTCCACGGCGATAAATCTCAGGATCTGGCTTACCATGCGTCAACGTATCAGGATCTACTCTTTCATTGAAATATTTGGCTAAATCCAATGCTTCAAGAACCTTGGGTGAGTTTTTAGACGATGAAGCTAGAGAAATCAAATAATGATGTGCATCAAGATCCTGAATAAATTCCTTCATACCAG
This sequence is a window from Companilactobacillus alimentarius DSM 20249. Protein-coding genes within it:
- a CDS encoding ABC transporter ATP-binding protein, which encodes MKKEILTVKHLQKTFDNHGKKFAAVKDVSLKIHQGEIVALIGPNGAGKTTTVSMVGGFLNPSSGQVKINGHDIWKSKHFDHSGIGVVFGGELGFYGRASAYDNLVFFANLNKIKWRQQRSEIQRVLKLVDLQNVANKQVWTFSRGMYQRLHIARALLGSPSLLLLDEPTNGLDVEIAKEIHGVLQKLVKNTGVAILLTSHIMSEVEALSDKIILIGDGKVKETGTVSEIIAKSSVHHIDRPATLEESYLAFAPELRREQ
- a CDS encoding HAD family hydrolase; amino-acid sequence: MSKYLVFTDLDGTLLSGDHKKVSVRTKATIEYLQRYDVKFYIATGRMYELAKITQDRLNHDVGLVTSNGAVFDGVGGQEVKYLGSKAVDLAYRVTQINKLPMMLFTPKIAYFTEKIPHFIAQNAGNFDEAFGYREIKSLNDLQKISPQITNGVVLSRGNMAELNQVRQQLSDSKLLHLSSSGPSNIEMIPLKTDKGTAIKQIQLENEIDRNHTFVFGDGMNDLGMMKEAKYSVAMGNAQPEVKQAANYITETNINDGISKFLENYFKKLY
- a CDS encoding putative quinol monooxygenase, with the translated sequence MTDGLIFRMYKLVIEPKDRQAFVEEGENNFTVSHKNEPGTLLMYATHSDEVGAVNYVFELYLNKKSYRIHADSSQFKRYGKLAQKIIKKKELFELEPILLSSPKNLEIVGKNPYSIRMTKLKVEDSQIDLLLRQTKGELTAFHLAKLDNYWLILEVSDDSQLYRDWTSFGQVINRKDLKLDTLVNQAKIDYLAESK
- a CDS encoding sugar O-acetyltransferase, which produces MMTEHEKLLAGQDYDYRDLELQSMITNGKELVHEINTENDQEKRQQAMHELFAKVGQRLTINGKFGAVYGKHISFGDDVFINGNCYFQDSNKITLGDRVIVAPDTKFYCGEHSEDATKRFGIREDGSHYLITYTEPISVGSDVWIGGNVTIIGGVHIGNNVIIGAGAVVVKDVPDNCVVGGVPAKFIKSLPEVKND
- a CDS encoding sugar O-acetyltransferase, encoding MAEKEIVLKKARQGGVLDLSSEELVTIDNIVEKNTLIIDQINQKSHTVIERRALFSKLFGYQVPESTDIKAPFNADVGCQTFVKENVFINKDCFFMDLGGIWIDRNVKIGPRVSLITVNHAENPQKRQQLITKSIHLQQNVWLGANVTVLPGVTIGENSIVGACSLVTKDVESNSVYVGSPAKKLRDLKY
- a CDS encoding VOC family protein encodes the protein MKIEHVGLFVKDLEKTVEFYEEFFEAKASEKYHNPVTTFSSRFMSFPDGTRLEICTREDLNKHQLDGYPLGYMHIAMSLGSKEKVDELSKKISDAGYKHLSGPRVTGDGYYESVVCDPEGNQIELTV
- a CDS encoding aldose epimerase family protein, which gives rise to MAVSKTIFGEIDSEPVYLYKISNKNQTSISVLSYAATWQNFEVIEDGKKHSLIEHFDNLDDYIKTPYQVGKTIGRVAGRIKDASFQINGVDYQMEQNEGENLLHGGSHGLQYQNFESKKVAENAVLLSHTVHGEDGFLGTLKVNVEYILNDDNEVSIIYSAETDHDTLFNPTCHVYFDVDDENIRQQKLQINANSFLKVDDGKIPTGDFLATDGPYDFKKAKTIGQGLDELALLNKYEYDDAFVVDNRAATIKSDKRAVDLYTDRNGMVIFTADPKDTEKTEKHEYSSLAMEMQTLPDAVHHLGFGDIVLGKGQKVVYTNKYKYRRFE
- the pgmB gene encoding beta-phosphoglucomutase; the encoded protein is MVKFEQIKGFIFDLDGVIANTSVYHAQAWHQLADELGVTWTDDLANQLKGVGRMDSLNLILKSGGKENDYTEDEKVKYATKKNDNYLNLLKGLTDDDILAGMKEFIQDLDAHHYLISLASSSKNSPKVLEALDLAKYFNERVDPDTLTHGKPDPEIYRRGAEILNLKPEECIGLEDAVSGVKSINGAHETSVGIGDPKILNEADINFTDTSQVTLANIKKAMD